A genome region from Pseudoalteromonas tetraodonis includes the following:
- a CDS encoding pilus assembly protein PilP encodes MKQLLFLTTAMFLLSGCNEDTSEQKEFIDQVKANTTARIEKIPELVKFEHFEYNAKDLRSPFVAPEPEIIQNKLTQVKNCLHPDPERVRQPLEKYPLDNLAMRGTIGSNGKTWALITAADDTLHRVTIGSYLGTYDGKVSSVNSDYIELVELIPDGSGCWKERLTKLEMLEAATNGAN; translated from the coding sequence ATGAAGCAGCTTCTCTTTTTAACCACTGCGATGTTTTTGCTCAGTGGCTGTAACGAGGATACATCGGAGCAAAAAGAATTTATTGATCAGGTTAAGGCAAATACCACGGCACGTATTGAAAAAATACCTGAGCTAGTTAAGTTTGAGCACTTTGAGTATAACGCCAAAGACTTACGTAGTCCTTTTGTAGCGCCAGAACCAGAAATTATTCAAAACAAGCTAACACAAGTTAAAAACTGTCTTCACCCAGATCCAGAGCGTGTTCGTCAGCCACTGGAGAAGTACCCATTAGATAATTTAGCAATGAGGGGCACAATAGGATCGAACGGCAAAACATGGGCGCTCATTACAGCTGCTGATGACACCTTGCACCGAGTAACAATAGGAAGCTATTTAGGCACCTATGACGGAAAAGTAAGCAGTGTTAATAGTGACTATATTGAATTAGTAGAATTAATCCCTGATGGGTCAGGTTGTTGGAAAGAACGTTTGACCAAATTAGAAATGTTAGAGGCGGCAACCAATGGCGCAAATTAA
- a CDS encoding type IV pilus secretin PilQ yields the protein MAQINKKKGIPYMHKGECSHHRILSALLFVFLLLMTKAVSAAPLLYDVRYNPLLKGETELQLVFDEELQQQPAVQVFNSPARIELLFDGVELDEGLTNIAINQAGISNITSMMTSAGLKVTINLDRLKIYETEVNNNLVSIRISDNPLTEQILTTSEDKPAYTSNYINGIQAIDFRRGEKGEAKVLVYLQDTQAAVEVHESGGKIIAEFHHTDILDDLLYELDVLDFGTVVSSIETFKEDNLTRLVIEPNTAFAYTYQQIENIFTLTVEKDETQNAYLDGGKEYLGRPMTLNFQDISVRAVLQIIAGYNDFNLVTSDSVTGNITLRLDGVPWDQALDVVLRIKGLDKRMDGSILMVAPSEELAAREAKELKAKQQVEDLEPLYSEYIRLNYAKAEDFADLLKTDTNSIITARGSVSVDQRTNTLLMKDTAKSIESVRRMVETLDIPVKQVVIEARMVTVRDNVTEDLGVRWGFSDQQGSDGVSGTLEGAETISNGNIPSLSDRLNVNLPVANPSASIGMHIAKLANGTLIDLELTALEEENKGEIIASPRITAANQQKARIEQGTEIPYVESASSGATTVSFKKAVLSLEVTPHITPDNKVILNLIITQDTRGDTVQTGTGPAVAIDTQQIETQVLVENGQTVVLGGIFQQQIINSTKKVPLLGDLPYVGRLFKSTSEFNEKRELLIFVTPKIQID from the coding sequence ATGGCGCAAATTAATAAGAAAAAAGGTATACCCTATATGCACAAAGGTGAGTGTTCGCATCATCGTATTTTATCTGCTTTATTGTTTGTTTTTTTACTACTAATGACAAAAGCCGTAAGTGCAGCCCCTTTACTCTATGACGTTCGATATAATCCATTGCTTAAAGGTGAAACCGAATTACAGCTAGTTTTTGATGAAGAGTTGCAGCAGCAACCAGCAGTACAAGTTTTTAATAGCCCTGCAAGAATAGAGCTACTATTTGATGGGGTAGAATTAGATGAAGGGTTGACGAATATCGCTATCAACCAAGCTGGTATCAGTAACATCACGAGTATGATGACCAGTGCGGGTTTAAAAGTGACCATTAACTTGGACCGATTAAAAATTTATGAGACTGAAGTAAACAATAATTTAGTTTCTATTAGAATTTCTGATAACCCACTCACAGAGCAAATTTTAACAACCAGCGAAGATAAGCCTGCTTACACGTCTAATTATATTAACGGTATTCAAGCAATTGACTTTCGACGTGGAGAAAAAGGTGAAGCGAAAGTACTTGTTTATCTACAAGATACTCAGGCAGCTGTAGAGGTTCATGAAAGCGGTGGAAAAATCATTGCCGAGTTTCATCATACCGATATTTTAGATGATTTATTGTATGAATTAGATGTACTTGATTTTGGTACTGTGGTGAGCAGTATTGAAACGTTTAAAGAAGATAACCTTACACGTTTAGTGATTGAACCAAACACTGCATTTGCCTATACCTATCAGCAAATTGAGAATATTTTTACCTTAACGGTTGAGAAAGATGAAACGCAAAATGCCTACTTAGATGGGGGTAAAGAGTACTTGGGTCGTCCTATGACGCTTAATTTTCAAGATATCTCTGTTCGTGCTGTGTTACAGATTATTGCCGGTTACAATGATTTTAACTTGGTAACAAGCGACTCAGTGACAGGCAATATTACTCTTCGCCTTGATGGGGTTCCGTGGGATCAGGCGTTAGATGTCGTGCTTAGAATAAAAGGCTTAGACAAACGCATGGACGGTTCTATTTTAATGGTTGCACCATCTGAAGAGCTGGCTGCCCGTGAAGCAAAAGAGTTAAAAGCTAAACAGCAAGTTGAGGATTTAGAGCCACTTTACAGTGAATACATCCGCTTAAATTATGCAAAAGCAGAAGATTTTGCCGACTTATTAAAAACAGATACCAACAGTATTATTACAGCCAGAGGGAGCGTGTCTGTTGATCAACGTACTAATACGTTATTAATGAAAGACACTGCAAAAAGTATTGAAAGTGTTCGTCGTATGGTCGAAACTTTAGATATACCGGTTAAACAAGTGGTTATTGAAGCGCGTATGGTAACCGTACGTGACAACGTAACTGAAGACTTGGGGGTACGTTGGGGGTTTAGTGATCAGCAAGGCTCAGACGGTGTTTCTGGCACATTAGAAGGAGCTGAAACGATTTCTAATGGTAATATCCCTAGTCTTTCTGATCGACTTAACGTTAATTTACCAGTGGCGAATCCATCGGCGAGTATAGGTATGCACATTGCTAAATTGGCTAACGGAACATTAATTGATTTAGAATTAACCGCCCTTGAAGAAGAAAACAAAGGTGAAATCATTGCAAGCCCACGCATTACTGCTGCTAATCAGCAAAAAGCGCGTATTGAGCAAGGTACTGAGATCCCTTATGTGGAGTCAGCTTCAAGTGGTGCAACAACCGTAAGTTTTAAAAAGGCGGTACTAAGCCTAGAAGTGACACCTCATATCACACCCGATAACAAAGTTATTTTAAATTTAATCATTACTCAAGATACCCGAGGGGATACGGTTCAAACAGGTACAGGCCCAGCGGTTGCCATCGATACGCAACAAATTGAGACTCAAGTACTCGTTGAGAATGGACAAACGGTAGTGTTGGGTGGTATTTTCCAACAGCAAATTATTAATTCGACCAAAAAAGTACCTTTATTGGGCGACCTTCCTTACGTAGGAAGACTATTTAAAAGCACAAGCGAGTTCAATGAAAAGCGCGAACTGCTGATTTTTGTCACACCTAAAATCCAAATAGACTAA
- the aroK gene encoding shikimate kinase AroK: MAEKRNIFLVGPMGAGKSTIGRHIADQLHLEFVDSDQEIERRTGADIAWVFDLEGEEGFRLREESVIGDLTEMQGIVLATGGGSVMSKEVRNKLSARGIVVYLETPIEKQVARTQRDKRRPLLQTEEAPRDVLERLAEEREPLYKEVADFVVRTDEQSAKVVANQIIEKLDF; the protein is encoded by the coding sequence ATGGCTGAGAAACGTAATATATTTCTAGTTGGCCCCATGGGGGCTGGCAAAAGCACGATTGGTCGTCACATTGCTGACCAATTACACCTTGAATTTGTTGATTCTGATCAAGAAATCGAACGTCGCACGGGCGCAGATATTGCCTGGGTATTCGATCTTGAAGGTGAAGAAGGCTTTAGACTTCGTGAAGAATCTGTTATTGGTGACTTAACCGAAATGCAAGGTATTGTACTTGCAACCGGTGGTGGCTCAGTAATGAGTAAAGAAGTTCGAAACAAGCTTTCGGCTCGCGGTATTGTTGTATACTTAGAGACACCGATTGAAAAGCAAGTTGCACGTACGCAACGCGACAAGCGTCGCCCATTACTGCAAACAGAAGAAGCACCTCGTGATGTACTTGAGCGCTTAGCAGAAGAGCGTGAACCATTATATAAAGAAGTAGCTGATTTTGTTGTACGCACTGATGAGCAGAGCGCGAAAGTTGTTGCTAACCAAATCATCGAGAAATTGGATTTTTAA
- the aroB gene encoding 3-dehydroquinate synthase produces MLELTVNLDERSYPIYIGQSALQDTGRLIHHIGDCRPIIITNETIAPLYLQQLLDSLAQLNPLHFIIPDGEQYKSLTWFEKISAFLLENNCGRDTCLIALGGGVVGDLTGFVAACYQRGVPFIQIPTTLLSQVDSSVGGKTAVNHPLGKNMIGAFYQPQAVFIDTRSLHTLPTREFAAGMAEVIKYGLIYDTELFAYLEHNIAKLQQLDETCLQHIIFRCCEIKALIVAQDEKEQGLRALLNLGHTFAHAIEAQMGYGVWLHGEAVATGMVLAAKLAYTRQDLTREDVERIAALIAQYSLPIEIPSDMTSEHFLLHMRKDKKNKKGTIRFILPTEFGQCALVDDVSDDQVRALIEQ; encoded by the coding sequence ATGCTTGAATTAACTGTTAATTTAGACGAGCGAAGTTATCCTATTTATATTGGCCAATCTGCACTTCAAGATACAGGCCGTCTAATCCATCACATTGGTGATTGTCGGCCTATCATCATTACTAATGAAACGATTGCACCGCTGTACCTTCAACAGTTGCTTGATTCATTAGCACAGCTAAACCCACTGCATTTTATTATTCCAGATGGTGAGCAATATAAATCACTCACTTGGTTTGAAAAAATTTCGGCATTCCTACTTGAGAATAATTGCGGCCGTGACACCTGCTTAATTGCATTAGGTGGTGGCGTTGTAGGTGATTTAACTGGATTTGTTGCTGCTTGTTATCAGCGTGGCGTCCCTTTTATCCAAATACCAACCACTTTATTATCTCAAGTTGATTCTTCAGTTGGCGGCAAAACAGCGGTTAATCACCCGCTAGGTAAAAATATGATTGGGGCTTTTTATCAACCCCAAGCTGTATTTATTGACACACGTTCGTTGCATACCTTACCAACACGCGAGTTTGCTGCAGGCATGGCTGAAGTTATTAAGTATGGCTTGATTTACGATACTGAACTGTTTGCTTATCTAGAGCATAACATCGCTAAATTACAACAATTAGACGAGACGTGTTTACAGCACATCATCTTCAGATGCTGTGAAATTAAAGCGCTCATTGTTGCACAAGATGAAAAAGAGCAGGGCCTTCGTGCGTTGTTAAATTTAGGGCACACGTTTGCGCATGCTATTGAAGCACAAATGGGTTACGGTGTTTGGTTACATGGAGAAGCAGTCGCAACAGGTATGGTGCTTGCTGCAAAGCTTGCTTATACTCGCCAAGATTTAACACGAGAAGATGTAGAGCGTATTGCTGCATTAATAGCGCAATATAGCTTACCAATCGAGATACCTAGCGATATGACCAGTGAGCACTTTTTACTGCATATGCGAAAAGATAAAAAGAATAAAAAAGGGACTATCCGATTCATTTTACCCACCGAATTTGGTCAATGTGCATTAGTTGATGATGTGTCTGATGATCAAGTCAGAGCATTGATCGAGCAATAA
- a CDS encoding SPOR domain-containing protein, with amino-acid sequence MQSQILPSRAALVDRIALQFEYGQNLIVLLGTSGLGKSYLLETFITDKYNDFNKAFVQVGAQMTDVQLMTQLLEQSFNAPLIDHNLSLSQNYYQLAKQQQCGACLWVIDGGRHLSEELIAELELLSKSAPNVLYIMIASQSKLPFKEAVNIHLEPLNLVESKQLMGWYFTALPYYEDPVFKTFLVEAQGNPSLLLAWQPSEQVADIIVKDKVSWRLQLLTLLLIIMLLIIGVVYKADMTQWWKNANSQSDEQVLTTAITTEQAIQNKQQPVKSPTLFTSPQPITKEPTTDESAHNDVPAIVGSLTEPSTLTEQEKPAPPPVEEAISVPEVVKQQSQIVKIPSNWYLEQPEDNFVIQLLAVTQQQVGNEFIAEHKLESITNTYQTKRNGKMWWVVTTGSFANLNEAKQALQALPAGVRKNKPFYKKISKIKQEIARVDQ; translated from the coding sequence ATGCAGTCACAAATTTTACCGAGCCGTGCGGCTTTGGTGGATAGAATCGCATTGCAATTTGAATATGGTCAAAACCTAATTGTTTTGTTGGGCACTTCTGGTTTAGGTAAAAGCTATTTGCTTGAAACCTTCATCACTGATAAATATAACGATTTTAATAAAGCGTTTGTGCAAGTTGGCGCTCAAATGACTGATGTGCAATTGATGACTCAATTATTAGAGCAAAGCTTTAATGCCCCTTTAATTGATCACAACCTGAGCTTATCACAAAACTATTATCAATTAGCGAAGCAACAACAATGCGGCGCGTGTTTATGGGTTATCGATGGCGGCAGGCACCTATCTGAAGAACTAATTGCAGAGCTCGAGCTGTTATCAAAAAGTGCGCCCAATGTGCTTTACATTATGATTGCATCGCAATCTAAATTGCCGTTTAAAGAGGCAGTTAATATTCATTTAGAGCCATTAAACTTGGTTGAAAGTAAGCAGCTAATGGGATGGTACTTCACGGCGCTACCTTATTATGAAGACCCTGTATTTAAAACCTTTTTAGTTGAAGCCCAAGGTAACCCAAGTCTTTTATTAGCCTGGCAGCCTAGCGAACAAGTTGCTGATATTATCGTAAAAGACAAAGTATCTTGGCGCTTACAGTTGCTCACACTATTACTCATAATTATGTTATTGATTATTGGCGTTGTATACAAAGCTGATATGACCCAATGGTGGAAAAATGCTAATAGTCAAAGCGATGAGCAAGTCCTCACAACCGCTATTACAACCGAGCAAGCTATTCAAAATAAACAACAACCGGTTAAATCACCAACCCTGTTTACTTCGCCACAGCCTATAACTAAAGAGCCAACTACAGATGAGAGTGCCCACAATGACGTGCCAGCAATTGTAGGAAGTTTAACTGAGCCATCGACTTTAACTGAACAAGAAAAGCCAGCACCGCCGCCGGTTGAAGAAGCGATTAGCGTACCTGAGGTGGTAAAGCAGCAAAGCCAAATAGTAAAAATACCCAGTAACTGGTACCTAGAACAACCTGAAGATAATTTTGTTATTCAGCTATTAGCCGTAACTCAGCAGCAGGTAGGCAATGAGTTTATTGCTGAACATAAGCTAGAAAGTATTACTAATACATACCAAACTAAACGAAATGGTAAAATGTGGTGGGTGGTAACAACAGGCAGTTTTGCTAACTTAAATGAGGCAAAACAAGCACTGCAAGCACTCCCTGCTGGAGTAAGAAAAAATAAACCTTTCTATAAAAAAATTAGCAAAATAAAACAAGAAATTGCACGAGTTGATCAGTAA
- a CDS encoding Dam family site-specific DNA-(adenine-N6)-methyltransferase encodes MQQKSRAFLKWAGGKYSLVEDINARLNQASKHADTLVEPFVGAGSVFLNSNFKHYVLNDINADLINLYKELKRSPDEFISDAKKLFVDLNNHPDAYYDYRVQFNQSSDVYERAILFLYMNRHGYNGLCRYNLKGIFNVPFGKYKKPYFPEKEMYFFANKAQKATFTCLGYDDVFKLVPKNAVIYCDPPYVPLSKTASFTSYAKGGFNLDDQANLANLAEQAAFENNTPVLISNHDTVWTRKIYSQASLDKIQVKRTISPKGGSRNKVDELMAMYLAPKSRLHK; translated from the coding sequence ATGCAGCAAAAGAGTAGAGCCTTCCTTAAATGGGCTGGCGGAAAATACAGCCTCGTTGAAGATATTAACGCGCGACTAAATCAAGCAAGTAAACATGCAGATACCTTGGTTGAACCTTTTGTTGGTGCGGGCTCAGTGTTTTTAAATAGTAATTTTAAACACTATGTACTTAACGATATAAATGCTGATTTAATCAATTTATATAAAGAGCTTAAACGTTCGCCGGATGAGTTTATTAGCGATGCAAAAAAACTATTTGTTGATTTAAATAACCATCCAGATGCGTATTACGATTATCGTGTGCAGTTTAACCAAAGCAGCGATGTGTATGAGCGAGCTATTTTATTTTTATATATGAACCGCCATGGTTATAACGGATTATGTCGATATAACTTAAAGGGCATTTTTAATGTGCCTTTTGGTAAATATAAAAAGCCTTATTTTCCTGAAAAAGAAATGTACTTTTTTGCCAACAAAGCACAAAAAGCAACATTTACCTGCTTAGGCTACGATGATGTATTTAAACTGGTCCCTAAAAATGCGGTGATATACTGCGATCCGCCCTATGTGCCATTAAGTAAAACCGCATCGTTTACCTCTTACGCTAAAGGCGGATTTAATTTAGATGATCAGGCTAATTTAGCTAACTTGGCTGAGCAAGCGGCATTTGAGAATAACACGCCAGTCCTTATTTCAAACCACGATACCGTGTGGACACGCAAAATTTACAGTCAAGCATCACTGGATAAAATTCAGGTTAAACGTACGATTAGTCCAAAGGGCGGTTCACGAAATAAAGTGGATGAGCTAATGGCTATGTATTTAGCACCGAAGTCACGGTTGCATAAATAG
- a CDS encoding DUF2970 domain-containing protein, producing MQHFFSALQSVLAAFFGVQSEDKRKTDFKQHSPITLIAIAVVLFVLFVLAIYATVTSVLNT from the coding sequence ATGCAGCACTTTTTTAGCGCGTTACAAAGCGTACTGGCTGCATTTTTTGGTGTTCAATCTGAAGATAAGCGCAAAACAGACTTTAAGCAACACTCTCCAATTACGCTAATAGCTATTGCCGTAGTACTGTTTGTATTATTTGTACTGGCTATTTATGCAACCGTGACTTCGGTGCTAAATACATAG
- the rpe gene encoding ribulose-phosphate 3-epimerase — MLNCEQKYLIAPSILSADFARLGEDVDKVLAAGADVVHFDVMDNHYVPNLTIGPMVCKALRDYGIKAPIDVHLMVKPVDSLIPQFAKAGASIITFHPEASEHIDRTLQLIKDEGCQAGLVFNPATSLSYLDHVMDKVDVILLMSVNPGFGGQSFIPQTLEKLREAKQRIVESGRDIRLEVDGGIKVDNIAAAAEAGADMFVAGSAIFNQADYKTVIDEMRQQLESVE; from the coding sequence ATGCTCAACTGTGAACAAAAATACTTAATAGCGCCCTCAATATTATCTGCAGACTTTGCACGATTAGGCGAAGATGTCGACAAAGTGTTAGCCGCAGGTGCTGATGTCGTTCATTTTGATGTAATGGATAACCATTATGTACCTAACTTAACGATTGGCCCAATGGTATGTAAAGCACTTCGCGACTACGGGATTAAAGCCCCGATTGATGTGCATTTAATGGTAAAACCGGTAGATAGTTTAATCCCACAATTTGCCAAGGCGGGTGCATCAATTATTACCTTTCACCCAGAGGCGAGCGAGCATATTGACCGTACTTTGCAATTGATAAAAGATGAAGGTTGCCAAGCAGGCTTAGTGTTCAACCCTGCAACGAGTTTAAGTTACCTCGATCACGTAATGGATAAAGTAGATGTGATCTTATTAATGTCAGTAAATCCTGGGTTTGGTGGGCAAAGTTTTATTCCACAAACACTCGAGAAACTGCGAGAGGCAAAACAACGCATTGTTGAATCTGGACGTGATATTCGTTTAGAAGTAGATGGCGGTATTAAAGTAGATAACATAGCAGCGGCGGCTGAAGCGGGTGCAGATATGTTTGTTGCAGGCTCAGCTATTTTTAATCAGGCTGATTATAAAACGGTGATTGATGAGATGCGTCAGCAATTAGAAAGTGTTGAATAA
- a CDS encoding phosphoglycolate phosphatase: MKYDAAFFDLDGTLVDSVYDLYMALNLTLSDLAFPIVSQRLVESWVGNGIEVLVKRALCGDMQISEHLDEALSERAINLFYQHYSEQVGEYSVLYQHVETGLAALSGMPKALITNKARRFTEMLLDKLAIRSHFEVIVCGDDMAKKPSPEPLLFACDALNITPYKAIMIGDSKSDILAAQAANIDVIALTYGYHQGEQLADYNPQYLCDNFLAIIPTLTQR, from the coding sequence ATGAAATATGATGCAGCGTTTTTTGACTTAGACGGCACCCTAGTTGATAGCGTGTACGACTTGTATATGGCTTTAAATTTAACACTTAGCGATTTAGCGTTTCCAATTGTCAGTCAGCGATTAGTTGAAAGCTGGGTAGGTAATGGCATTGAGGTGTTAGTGAAACGAGCCCTTTGCGGCGATATGCAAATTAGTGAGCACCTCGATGAGGCTTTAAGCGAACGAGCTATCAATCTGTTTTATCAACATTACAGTGAGCAGGTCGGTGAATACAGTGTGTTATATCAGCATGTTGAAACTGGTCTTGCTGCTCTCAGTGGTATGCCTAAAGCACTTATTACTAATAAAGCACGCCGCTTTACTGAAATGCTTTTAGATAAGCTCGCTATTCGCAGTCATTTTGAAGTGATTGTTTGCGGTGACGACATGGCAAAAAAACCGTCACCTGAGCCGCTATTATTTGCTTGCGATGCATTAAATATAACGCCTTATAAAGCGATTATGATTGGTGATTCAAAGAGTGACATACTCGCAGCGCAAGCCGCTAACATTGACGTGATAGCGCTCACTTATGGGTATCACCAGGGAGAGCAGTTAGCGGATTATAATCCGCAGTACCTATGCGATAACTTCTTAGCTATAATACCGACACTAACACAGCGTTAA
- the trpS gene encoding tryptophan--tRNA ligase yields MSKPVVLSGMQPTGGMTIGNYVGAINQWVKLQEEYDSYFMLADLHAITVRQDPELLRARVLDGVALYTACGINPEKAALFVQSQVPEHAQLGWVLNCYAQMGELNRMTQFKDKSATHANNINVGLFAYPALQAADILLYQADKVPVGEDQKQHLELTRDIATRFNNVYGDIFTLPEPYIPEFGARVMSLQDPLKKMSKSDENPNGFIMMLDEPKKIEKKLKKAVTDSDEQARIYFDRKEKPGVSNLLTLLSVATKRSIEELVPEYEDKMYGHLKKDTAAAVVSMIEPIQTRFKEIREDQTLLNDIMRTGAEKASARAETTLKAVYDAVGFIPRP; encoded by the coding sequence ATGAGTAAACCAGTAGTATTAAGTGGCATGCAGCCAACCGGTGGTATGACAATAGGCAACTATGTTGGCGCTATTAACCAGTGGGTTAAGCTACAGGAAGAATATGATAGCTACTTTATGCTTGCAGACTTGCATGCAATTACCGTACGCCAAGACCCTGAATTATTGCGTGCTCGTGTACTCGATGGCGTTGCGTTATATACGGCATGCGGTATTAACCCAGAAAAAGCGGCGTTATTTGTACAATCTCAGGTACCTGAGCATGCGCAACTTGGCTGGGTATTAAACTGTTATGCGCAAATGGGTGAGCTTAATCGCATGACCCAGTTTAAAGATAAGTCGGCAACGCATGCTAATAATATTAATGTGGGGTTATTTGCTTATCCGGCTTTGCAAGCGGCTGATATTTTACTGTACCAAGCAGACAAAGTACCTGTAGGTGAAGATCAAAAACAGCATCTTGAACTAACGCGTGATATTGCAACTCGCTTTAATAATGTTTACGGCGATATTTTTACGCTGCCAGAACCGTATATTCCAGAATTTGGTGCGCGAGTCATGAGCCTGCAAGATCCACTGAAGAAAATGTCTAAGTCAGATGAAAATCCAAATGGCTTTATTATGATGTTAGACGAGCCGAAAAAGATTGAGAAAAAGCTTAAAAAAGCAGTTACCGATTCTGACGAGCAAGCGCGTATTTACTTTGATCGCAAAGAAAAGCCAGGTGTATCTAATTTACTTACGCTACTAAGTGTGGCAACTAAGCGCTCAATTGAAGAGTTAGTCCCTGAATACGAAGACAAAATGTATGGCCATTTGAAAAAAGACACCGCAGCAGCTGTTGTCAGCATGATTGAGCCAATTCAAACACGTTTTAAAGAAATTCGTGAAGATCAAACACTTCTCAATGACATCATGAGAACAGGGGCTGAAAAAGCAAGCGCGCGTGCAGAAACTACATTAAAAGCAGTTTATGATGCGGTTGGGTTTATTCCACGCCCATAA
- a CDS encoding TraB/GumN family protein produces the protein MNAFTKKVFSATVLLSSCLLATTVQAQSSVWQVSKGNDSLFIGGTVHILPKSEMPLPVEFNHAYKQADTIVLEAPIPDPSDAQAQMKMLSALSYKNNETLSQKLTPEVKLALENKLAEFGANLNKLDNFRPAMVSIVLMSMELQKQNLMGEGVDAYFTKKATLDNKEQQYLETMAFQLELFKTMGEHNENDFIKNNLAGFDNYGVMFKKLLSAWREGDTQSLYTVALEPMQKNDPATYKQLMTDRNNNWLVKLEQMFKNDKSEFVLVGAGHLAGEDSLLTLLENKGYQVSLVDINNTTSKTTAKAD, from the coding sequence ATGAACGCATTTACTAAAAAAGTATTTTCAGCAACTGTATTATTGAGCAGCTGTTTATTAGCAACGACTGTGCAAGCACAAAGCTCAGTGTGGCAGGTAAGCAAAGGAAATGACTCATTATTTATTGGCGGCACAGTACACATTTTACCGAAATCAGAAATGCCTCTACCAGTGGAGTTTAACCACGCCTATAAACAAGCAGATACTATTGTATTAGAAGCACCAATACCTGATCCTAGCGATGCACAAGCACAAATGAAAATGTTGAGCGCACTATCCTATAAAAATAATGAAACATTGAGCCAAAAGCTAACTCCAGAGGTAAAGCTCGCATTAGAAAACAAGCTGGCTGAATTTGGTGCAAATCTGAATAAATTAGATAACTTTCGCCCAGCAATGGTTAGTATTGTGCTGATGTCGATGGAGTTGCAAAAACAAAATTTAATGGGTGAAGGCGTTGACGCTTACTTTACTAAAAAAGCGACATTAGATAATAAAGAACAACAATACTTAGAGACGATGGCATTTCAGTTAGAGTTATTTAAGACTATGGGTGAACATAACGAAAATGACTTTATCAAAAATAATTTAGCTGGGTTTGACAATTACGGTGTGATGTTTAAAAAATTACTCTCAGCTTGGCGTGAGGGTGATACACAATCGCTCTATACAGTAGCACTTGAACCGATGCAAAAAAATGATCCTGCAACTTATAAACAATTAATGACCGATAGAAACAATAACTGGCTAGTTAAACTAGAACAAATGTTTAAAAACGATAAAAGTGAATTTGTACTTGTGGGCGCAGGACACCTCGCCGGAGAAGATAGCTTACTGACATTACTTGAGAATAAAGGCTACCAAGTATCTTTAGTTGATATTAACAATACAACTTCCAAAACAACTGCTAAGGCCGATTGA